A window from Temnothorax longispinosus isolate EJ_2023e chromosome 1, Tlon_JGU_v1, whole genome shotgun sequence encodes these proteins:
- the LOC139821638 gene encoding ceramide phosphoethanolamine synthase-like codes for MCSSTFISKTCLAFLFLLYFVGMDLLLYFRVQDYDVRPSTNDSRASPYHSPILCDLNPICTVTVKAMTLDHPNHYILSPLASLTDYLLGISRSWTWLTPNAISFSHVVVAVIGARYVTRSSLFHRRVGVVLFQVRAWLDNLDGHVARTRLNVKGERSDVGSIGYLVDGVCDGLGCIALTVAVFIFLKRNTNHRGGYERLPIRTISSSSLSPHSAVSSTSFWRSPLYNILMVGLHFCLTSIAWNRYISVYQDLLESDVPSMISRKDLYDRQTVVFRSSSFWTVALAWKIFNFHAMMDYMLLAIFLDRIWEYVRFAWLQLPTVLFLLILISELHYTYTYEKILSANESLRYSSYTFTYP; via the coding sequence ATGTGCTCGTCGACGTTCATCAGTAAGACATGTCTGGCATTTTTATTCCTGCTGTACTTCGTCGGAATGGATTTGCTACTCTATTTCCGAGTGCAGGACTACGATGTGCGTCCGTCCACGAACGACTCGCGAGCTTCGCCGTATCATTCGCCAATTTTGTGCGACCTGAATCCGATTTGCACGGTGACGGTGAAGGCCATGACGTTGGACCACCCTAATCACTACATTCTGAGTCCCCTGGCGTCCCTGACGGATTATTTGCTGGGCATCAGTCGTTCCTGGACGTGGCTGACGCCGAACGCCATCAGTTTTTCTCACGTAGTTGTGGCTGTGATCGGCGCCCGGTACGTCACACGGAGTTCCCTGTTTCACAGACGAGTGGGCGTCGTCCTGTTCCAAGTCAGAGCCTGGCTGGACAATCTGGACGGCCACGTGGCCAGGACGAGGCTCAACGTCAAGGGCGAGAGATCGGACGTTGGCTCTATCGGTTACCTCGTGGATGGCGTCTGCGACGGTCTCGGCTGCATCGCTCTCACGGTCGCGGTATTCATTTTCCTGAAGCGCAACACAAATCACCGCGGTGGTTACGAGCGACTACCCATTCGGACAATATCGTCGTCGTCACTGTCACCCCACAGTGCCGTTTCTTCTACCTCGTTCTGGAGATCGCCCCTGTACAACATTCTAATGGTGGGCCTCCACTTTTGCCTGACGAGCATCGCTTGGAACCGGTACATATCCGTGTACCAGGACCTCCTGGAGTCCGACGTCCCTTCGATGATCAGCCGAAAGGATCTCTACGATAGGCAGACCGTCGTTTTCAGAAGTTCCTCTTTCTGGACTGTCGCTCTCGCGTGGAAGATCTTCAACTTTCACGCGATGATGGACTATATGCTTCTGGCAATATTTTTGGATCGCATTTGGGAATACGTCAGATTCGCATGGTTGCAGCTACCTACAGTTTTGTTTCTACTTATTCTTATCAGCGAGCTTCACTACACGTACacttacgaaaaaatattatcggcAAACGAGAGCCTTCGGTACTCCTCGTACACGTTTACTTATCCATAA
- the LOC139821654 gene encoding probable methylthioribulose-1-phosphate dehydratase produces MSEAYDADYDKEHPRNLIPELCRQFYHLGWVTGTGGGISIKHEDKIYIAPSGVQKERMMPNDMFVQDINGTDLELPPPEKKLKKSQCTPLFMCAYLRSHAGAVIHTHSKFAVMATLLWPGKEVRLTHLEMIKGIWNQKEGRAYRYDEELVIPIIENTPFEKDLRDDLDKTIVDYPETCAVLVRRHGIYVWGNSWQQAKTMTECYDYLLDIAVQMKQHGLDPSITPNDYELKYQANNKLG; encoded by the exons ATGTCAGAAGCTTACGATGCCGACTACGACAAG GAACACCCAAGAAATCTTATTCCAGAACTGTGTCGGCAGTTTTATCATCTCGGATGGGTGACTGGTACTGGTGGCGGTATCTCCATAAAACATGA AGATAAAATCTACATAGCTCCTTCCGGCGTACAAAAGGAGCGTATGATGCCCAACGACATGTTCGTGCAAGATATCAATGGAACAGACTTGGAATTGCCTCCGCCAGAAAAGAAACTGAAGAAGTCGCAATGCACTCCGCTATTTATGTGTGCCTATTTAAGAAGCCACGCAGGTGCTGTGATTCACACCCATTCGAAGTTCGCTGTGATGGCAACACTGCTATGGCCTGGGAAAGAAGTCAGGCTCACTCATCTCGAGATGATAAAAG GCATATGGAATCAGAAAGAAGGTAGAGCGTATCGTTACGACGAGGAGCTGGTAATACCGATCATAGAAAACACTCCCTTTGAGAAGGATTTAAGGGACGATTTAGATAAAACTATCGTTGATTACCCTGAGACTTGCGCTGTATTGGTACGCAGACATGGGATTTATGTGTGGGGCAATTCTTGGCAACAGGCAAAAACTAT GACGGAATGTTATGATTATTTGCTCGACATCGCAGTTCAAATGAAACAACATGGATTAGATCCGTCGATAACTCCAAATgattatgaattaaaataccaggcaaataataaattaggatag
- the LOC139821601 gene encoding cytochrome P450 9e2-like, translated as MDLSWLSSPFALLLITLAVIGVLKIVAVVHHTYFYWKNKGVPYLPNSLSSFIMSWKFILGRISIIDHIQYTHNYFPDAKYVGIVDIMSSSGMLLRDPELIRDIMVKEFESFPDHRSFIDPSVEPLFSRNVFNLRGDRWKEMRNTLSPTFTASKMKFMFDLISECSHNFVNYLVDHPEVCHAIETKEAFRRYTTDVIATTAFGISVNSMKDRDNEFYIKGIEATKFAAGPLMMVKMMLFRACPRLAKSIGLSFFPPAIIEFFKKIVEETIRTREEQGIVRPDMIHLLMQARDKEGAGVHKMTLDDIVSQAFIFFFAGFETSATLMCFAAHELAVNQDVQDRLREEIQQHLAEGNGKISYESLSKMSYMDMVISETLRKYPPMIMTDRVCVKRYELPPLRPGCKNVIVEPDDVLMVAIHSLHRDPKYFPNPDKFDPERFSEENKDNIIPYTYLPFGHGPRKCIGNRFVLMETKILIAHLLQKFTLKTTEKTVEPIVYAKKEFTLQPVGGFWIGLEKRET; from the coding sequence ATGGATTTATCGTGGCTTTCGTCACCCTTTGCGCTATTATTGATTACTCTGGCCGTCATCGGCGTCCTGAAAATTGTCGCTGTGGTGcatcatacatatttttattggaaGAATAAGGGTGTACCTTACCTGCCCAATTCACTATCATCTTTTATAATGAGTTGGAAATTCATTCTGGGTCGCATCAGCATTATCGACCATATTcaatatacacataattaCTTTCCGGACGCAAAATATGTTGGAATAGTAGATATTATGTCATCATCAGGTATGCTGTTGCGCGATCCTGAGCTAATCAGAGACATTATGGTAAAGGAATTTGAATCCTTTCCGGATCATCGCAGTTTCATCGACCCAAGCGTTGAACCGCTATTTAGCAGGAACGTCTTCAACTTGCGTGGAGATCGTTGGAAAGAAATGAGGAATACATTAAGCCCCACTTTCACCGCCAGCAAGATGAAGTTCATGTTTGACCTGATATCGGAATGTTCTCAcaatttcgttaattatttGGTCGATCATCCGGAAGTCTGTCACGCGATCGAAACGAAGGAGGCCTTTAGACGATACACCACCGACGTAATTGCTACGACAGCCTTTGGCATAAGTGTAAATTCAATGAAAGATCGAGACAATGAGTTCTATATAAAAGGAATAGAGGCTACCAAATTTGCTGCTGGACCGCTAATGATGGTTAAGATGATGTTATTTCGCGCGTGTCCACGACTCGCTAAATCAATAGGTCTGTCTTTTTTCCCGCCGGCTATTATCGAGTTTTTCAAGAAGATCGTGGAGGAAACTATTAGAACGCGGGAAGAGCAAGGCATCGTCAGGCCGGACATGattcatttattaatgcagGCTCGGGACAAAGAAGGTGCCGGTGTACATAAGATGACATTAGATGACATCGTTTCGCAAgcctttatctttttcttcgctGGTTTCGAAACATCTGCGACGCTGATGTGTTTCGCTGCTCACGAGCTGGCAGTTAATCAAGATGTACAAGATCGTTTGCGCGAAGAGATACAACAACACCTTGCCGAAGGAAACGGTAAGATTTCTTACGAGTCGTTGTCGAAGATGTCTTACATGGATATGGTGATCTCCGAGACTCTCAGAAAGTATCCACCGATGATCATGACGGACAGAGTTTGCGTTAAGAGATATGAACTACCTCCGTTGCGACCAGGCTGCAAGAATGTGATCGTCGAACCTGACGATGTATTGATGGTTGCCATTCACAGTTTACATCGCGATCCGAAGTACTTTCCGAACCCGGATAAATTCGATCCCGAAAGGTTCAGCGAGGAGAATAAAGACAACATTATACCGTACACTTACCTACCATTCGGTCACGGACCTAGAAAATGTATCGGCAATCGGTTTGTTCTCATGGAGACTAAGATTCTGATAGCTCATCTTTTACAAAAGTTCACTCTGAAGACTACGGAAAAGACTGTCGAACCAATCGTATACGCTAAAAAGGAGTTTACGTTGCAACCTGTTGGCGGATTCTGGATTGGCttggaaaagagagaaacgtaA
- the LOC139821506 gene encoding aminopeptidase N-like isoform X1, with the protein MGLLQLLLTSIFIFIRVEHYYAYPDKNGNNESPTESSIESSTEDNFHLPDIVPEHYKIQLELAAEEDMFYGTSEVNIMIKKATSFIYLHSNFNITNVTLIEHETNKNIIQSYKYIKKMEIIVFYFDYELTPGKYMLNMAFTSVIDNNIGGFFKTLYINDTGDLKWLIATRTWMMGARRMFPCWDEPKFQTKFTITIKHHAKYTALSNMPIFTSETVNDTAITSFNTTPAIPTHLIAFVLCDLSISTENINWRGRQQSISDQSFASFIATSFTLHLKFKWKKLQNFSNVQHVAIPGLLDDDMAKWALISYREEDIIFNKELDPAAQHIKVVSLIGRKVSRQWLSTAVSPSSWSYMWLNEGIATFFYIEDLIKETSGSSLSDLFAIQTMQESLHLDVLSIMSPLISKTDQFSDINSIFSLSYYVKAPFIMRMLQSILGDKVFWNGINTYFKRQSASLNDFWTDMQTAYEEELPEILPTINIKKVMNPWIEQKSFPVLSVEVEEAYIQITNDGDWMVPLTNTTQRYLDFNDISTIKWLNSGKNYRMLIDSKLSLKDTWVIFNIQQTGYYRVNYNDENWLKIARYLNSKNYKKIHVLNRAQIIDDAFHLMIAKKLKFSIFCDLSKYLSQETDYKAWYPMIKALEYLSYLFPFSKHQPFKVVILNQLRPLFGKIGYKEKSEDNDFTKCLRQEAAKWACLLGDPECKTEAVTKLKWHLENSKNNILLPWWGKWTYCNGLAVADDDTLRLYMKDTFIYKKSIKMFEFLACSDQTYIVLRNWFILDMRIKLNNGYFLINKNHIDFFHYIVMRHARNNTILDHMFNNWDQIKPKEISTITALIGIINNVYSKKQLDKIMTFVKNIKEILLTINVSIWNQN; encoded by the exons ATGGGATTATTACAACTACTATTAACtagcatttttatatttataagagtAGAACATTATTACGCTTATCCTGATAAAAATGGGAACAATGAGTCTCCTACTGAATCTTCCATCGAGTCTTCCACTGaagataattttcatttaCCGGATATAGTACCGgagcattataaaatacaactaGAACTTGCAGCCGAAGAAGATATGTTCTACGGTACATCTGAAGTAAACATCATGATTAAGAAAGCAACAAGTTTCATATATTTGCActctaattttaatatcacaaATGTAACATTGATTGAACATGAAACCAACAAGAATATTATACAAAGTTACaaatacataaagaaaatggaaattatcgttttttactttgatTATGAACTAACACCTGGAAAATACATGCTAAACATGGCATTTACGAGTGTTATAGATAATAACATCGGTGGTTTTTTCAAGACTTTGTACATAAACGATACAGGAGATCTGAA GTGGTTAATCGCAACGCGTACTTGGATGATGGGTGCACGAAGGATGTTTCCATGTTGGGATGAGCCAAAATTTCAGACCAAATTTACTATAACTATAAAGCACCATGCAAAATACACGGCTTTATCTAATATGCCAATATTCACATCAGAGACTGTAAATGATACTGCAATCACATCTTTCAATACTACTCCAGCAATACCCACTCACCTCATAGCTTTTGTACTATGTGATTTGTCCATTTCTACTGAAAACATTAATTGGCGAGGCAGGCAGCAATCGATAAGTGACCAAAGTTTTGCAAGCTTTATTGCTACATCTTTCAcgttacatttaaaatttaagtggaaaaaattgcaaaacttTTCAAACGTGCAACACGTCGCGATTCCAGGTTTACTAGATGACGATATGGCAAAGTGGGCACTCATATCTTatag AGAAGaagacattatttttaataaagaattagatCCCGCTGCGCAACATATAAAAGTAGTATCATTGATAGGACGTAAAGTATCACGTCAGTGGTTGAGTACTGCAGTCAGCCCATCAAGTTGGTCTTATATGTGGCTGAACGAAGGTATTGctacatttttctatatagaGGATCTCATTAAGGAg ACTTCTGGTTCTAGCTTGTCGGATTTATTTGCAATCCAAACTATGCAAGAATCTCTCCATTTGGACGTCCTATCCATTATGAGTCCTCTTATATCAAAAACTGATCAATTTTCTGacattaattcaattttctctctttcttattaCGTAAAAG CACCTTTTATAATGCGCATGTTGCAAAGTATACTAGGCGACAAAGTATTTTGGAACGgtattaatacttatttcaaAAGACA ATCGGCTTCTCTGAATGATTTCTGGACTGACATGCAAACTGCCTATGAAGAAGAATTGCCTGAAATATTGCcgacaattaatattaaaaaagtaatgaatCCTTGGATAGAGCAAAAAAGTTTTCCCGTGTTATCTGTAGAGGTAGAAGAGGCATATATTCAAATCACGAATGATGGAGATTGGATGGTACCGTTGACGAATACAACGCAAAGATATCttgattttaatgatatttcaaCCATTAAGTGGCTTAATTCtggaaaaaattatcgtaTGCTCATTGAttcaaaattaagtttaaaggATACTTgggtaatatttaatatacaacaAACAG GATATTATCGTGTCAATTATAATGATGAGAATTGGCTAAAAATTGCACGCTACTTGAATTCTAAGAACTATAAGAAAATTCATGTTCTCAATCGAGCTCAAATCATAGACGACGCCTTTCATCTTATGATAGCAAAGAAACTAAAATTTTCCATATTCTGCGATCTTTCGAAATATCTATCGCAGGAAACAGATTACAAAGCATGGTATCCCATGATTAAAGCTTTAGAATACTTATCATATCTCTTTCCATTTTCCAAACATCAACCGTTTaag gtAGTTATACTGAATCAATTGCGTCCACTTTTTGGAAAAATAGGATATAAGGAGAAGTCTGAGGACAATGACTTTACAAAATGTTTAAGGCAAGAAGCCGCCAAATGGGCATGTCTTCTGGGCGATCCTGAATGCAAGACAGAAGCCGTTACTAAATTGAAATGGCATCTAGAGAATTCTaa aaataatatacttttaccaTGGTGGGGAAAATGGACATATTGTAATGGTTTGGCAGTTGCGGATGATGATACTCTTCGGCTCTATATGaaagatacatttatatataaaaaaagtattaaaatgtttgaatTTTTGGCCTGCTCTGATCAAACTTATATTGTCCTGCGCAATTGGTTTATACTTGATATGAGAATAAAGCTTAATAAcggatattttttaatcaataaaaaccatattgatttctttcattatattgtCATGAGACATGCAAGAAATAATACTATACTTGATCATATGTTTAACAATTGGGATCAAATAAAACCAAA AGAAATTAGTACAATCACAGCACTAAttggtattattaataacgtgTATTCTAAGAAACAGCTTGACAAG ATAATGAcgtttgtgaaaaatataaaggaaaTACTATTAACCATTAATGTAAGTATTTggaatcaaaattaa
- the LOC139821506 gene encoding aminopeptidase N-like isoform X2, translating to MGLLQLLLTSIFIFIRVEHYYAYPDKNGNNESPTESSIESSTEDNFHLPDIVPEHYKIQLELAAEEDMFYGTSEVNIMIKKATSFIYLHSNFNITNVTLIEHETNKNIIQSYKYIKKMEIIVFYFDYELTPGKYMLNMAFTSVIDNNIGGFFKTLYINDTGDLKWLIATRTWMMGARRMFPCWDEPKFQTKFTITIKHHAKYTALSNMPIFTSETVNDTAITSFNTTPAIPTHLIAFVLCDLSISTENINWRGRQQSISDQSFASFIATSFTLHLKFKWKKLQNFSNVQHVAIPGLLDDDMAKWALISYREEDIIFNKELDPAAQHIKVVSLIGRKVSRQWLSTAVSPSSWSYMWLNEGIATFFYIEDLIKETSGSSLSDLFAIQTMQESLHLDVLSIMSPLISKTDQFSDINSIFSLSYYVKAPFIMRMLQSILGDKVFWNGINTYFKRQSASLNDFWTDMQTAYEEELPEILPTINIKKVMNPWIEQKSFPVLSVEVEEAYIQITNDGDWMVPLTNTTQRYLDFNDISTIKWLNSGKNYRMLIDSKLSLKDTWVIFNIQQTGYYRVNYNDENWLKIARYLNSKNYKKIHVLNRAQIIDDAFHLMIAKKLKFSIFCDLSKYLSQETDYKAWYPMIKALEYLSYLFPFSKHQPFKVVILNQLRPLFGKIGYKEKSEDNDFTKCLRQEAAKWACLLGDPECKTEAVTKLKWHLENSKEISTITALIGIINNVYSKKQLDKIMTFVKNIKEILLTINVSIWNQN from the exons ATGGGATTATTACAACTACTATTAACtagcatttttatatttataagagtAGAACATTATTACGCTTATCCTGATAAAAATGGGAACAATGAGTCTCCTACTGAATCTTCCATCGAGTCTTCCACTGaagataattttcatttaCCGGATATAGTACCGgagcattataaaatacaactaGAACTTGCAGCCGAAGAAGATATGTTCTACGGTACATCTGAAGTAAACATCATGATTAAGAAAGCAACAAGTTTCATATATTTGCActctaattttaatatcacaaATGTAACATTGATTGAACATGAAACCAACAAGAATATTATACAAAGTTACaaatacataaagaaaatggaaattatcgttttttactttgatTATGAACTAACACCTGGAAAATACATGCTAAACATGGCATTTACGAGTGTTATAGATAATAACATCGGTGGTTTTTTCAAGACTTTGTACATAAACGATACAGGAGATCTGAA GTGGTTAATCGCAACGCGTACTTGGATGATGGGTGCACGAAGGATGTTTCCATGTTGGGATGAGCCAAAATTTCAGACCAAATTTACTATAACTATAAAGCACCATGCAAAATACACGGCTTTATCTAATATGCCAATATTCACATCAGAGACTGTAAATGATACTGCAATCACATCTTTCAATACTACTCCAGCAATACCCACTCACCTCATAGCTTTTGTACTATGTGATTTGTCCATTTCTACTGAAAACATTAATTGGCGAGGCAGGCAGCAATCGATAAGTGACCAAAGTTTTGCAAGCTTTATTGCTACATCTTTCAcgttacatttaaaatttaagtggaaaaaattgcaaaacttTTCAAACGTGCAACACGTCGCGATTCCAGGTTTACTAGATGACGATATGGCAAAGTGGGCACTCATATCTTatag AGAAGaagacattatttttaataaagaattagatCCCGCTGCGCAACATATAAAAGTAGTATCATTGATAGGACGTAAAGTATCACGTCAGTGGTTGAGTACTGCAGTCAGCCCATCAAGTTGGTCTTATATGTGGCTGAACGAAGGTATTGctacatttttctatatagaGGATCTCATTAAGGAg ACTTCTGGTTCTAGCTTGTCGGATTTATTTGCAATCCAAACTATGCAAGAATCTCTCCATTTGGACGTCCTATCCATTATGAGTCCTCTTATATCAAAAACTGATCAATTTTCTGacattaattcaattttctctctttcttattaCGTAAAAG CACCTTTTATAATGCGCATGTTGCAAAGTATACTAGGCGACAAAGTATTTTGGAACGgtattaatacttatttcaaAAGACA ATCGGCTTCTCTGAATGATTTCTGGACTGACATGCAAACTGCCTATGAAGAAGAATTGCCTGAAATATTGCcgacaattaatattaaaaaagtaatgaatCCTTGGATAGAGCAAAAAAGTTTTCCCGTGTTATCTGTAGAGGTAGAAGAGGCATATATTCAAATCACGAATGATGGAGATTGGATGGTACCGTTGACGAATACAACGCAAAGATATCttgattttaatgatatttcaaCCATTAAGTGGCTTAATTCtggaaaaaattatcgtaTGCTCATTGAttcaaaattaagtttaaaggATACTTgggtaatatttaatatacaacaAACAG GATATTATCGTGTCAATTATAATGATGAGAATTGGCTAAAAATTGCACGCTACTTGAATTCTAAGAACTATAAGAAAATTCATGTTCTCAATCGAGCTCAAATCATAGACGACGCCTTTCATCTTATGATAGCAAAGAAACTAAAATTTTCCATATTCTGCGATCTTTCGAAATATCTATCGCAGGAAACAGATTACAAAGCATGGTATCCCATGATTAAAGCTTTAGAATACTTATCATATCTCTTTCCATTTTCCAAACATCAACCGTTTaag gtAGTTATACTGAATCAATTGCGTCCACTTTTTGGAAAAATAGGATATAAGGAGAAGTCTGAGGACAATGACTTTACAAAATGTTTAAGGCAAGAAGCCGCCAAATGGGCATGTCTTCTGGGCGATCCTGAATGCAAGACAGAAGCCGTTACTAAATTGAAATGGCATCTAGAGAATTCTaa AGAAATTAGTACAATCACAGCACTAAttggtattattaataacgtgTATTCTAAGAAACAGCTTGACAAG ATAATGAcgtttgtgaaaaatataaaggaaaTACTATTAACCATTAATGTAAGTATTTggaatcaaaattaa
- the LOC139821506 gene encoding aminopeptidase N-like isoform X3, giving the protein MTIWQSGHSYLIGRKVSRQWLSTAVSPSSWSYMWLNEGIATFFYIEDLIKETSGSSLSDLFAIQTMQESLHLDVLSIMSPLISKTDQFSDINSIFSLSYYVKAPFIMRMLQSILGDKVFWNGINTYFKRQSASLNDFWTDMQTAYEEELPEILPTINIKKVMNPWIEQKSFPVLSVEVEEAYIQITNDGDWMVPLTNTTQRYLDFNDISTIKWLNSGKNYRMLIDSKLSLKDTWVIFNIQQTGYYRVNYNDENWLKIARYLNSKNYKKIHVLNRAQIIDDAFHLMIAKKLKFSIFCDLSKYLSQETDYKAWYPMIKALEYLSYLFPFSKHQPFKVVILNQLRPLFGKIGYKEKSEDNDFTKCLRQEAAKWACLLGDPECKTEAVTKLKWHLENSKNNILLPWWGKWTYCNGLAVADDDTLRLYMKDTFIYKKSIKMFEFLACSDQTYIVLRNWFILDMRIKLNNGYFLINKNHIDFFHYIVMRHARNNTILDHMFNNWDQIKPKEISTITALIGIINNVYSKKQLDKIMTFVKNIKEILLTINVSIWNQN; this is encoded by the exons ATGACGATATGGCAAAGTGGGCACTCATATCTTatag GACGTAAAGTATCACGTCAGTGGTTGAGTACTGCAGTCAGCCCATCAAGTTGGTCTTATATGTGGCTGAACGAAGGTATTGctacatttttctatatagaGGATCTCATTAAGGAg ACTTCTGGTTCTAGCTTGTCGGATTTATTTGCAATCCAAACTATGCAAGAATCTCTCCATTTGGACGTCCTATCCATTATGAGTCCTCTTATATCAAAAACTGATCAATTTTCTGacattaattcaattttctctctttcttattaCGTAAAAG CACCTTTTATAATGCGCATGTTGCAAAGTATACTAGGCGACAAAGTATTTTGGAACGgtattaatacttatttcaaAAGACA ATCGGCTTCTCTGAATGATTTCTGGACTGACATGCAAACTGCCTATGAAGAAGAATTGCCTGAAATATTGCcgacaattaatattaaaaaagtaatgaatCCTTGGATAGAGCAAAAAAGTTTTCCCGTGTTATCTGTAGAGGTAGAAGAGGCATATATTCAAATCACGAATGATGGAGATTGGATGGTACCGTTGACGAATACAACGCAAAGATATCttgattttaatgatatttcaaCCATTAAGTGGCTTAATTCtggaaaaaattatcgtaTGCTCATTGAttcaaaattaagtttaaaggATACTTgggtaatatttaatatacaacaAACAG GATATTATCGTGTCAATTATAATGATGAGAATTGGCTAAAAATTGCACGCTACTTGAATTCTAAGAACTATAAGAAAATTCATGTTCTCAATCGAGCTCAAATCATAGACGACGCCTTTCATCTTATGATAGCAAAGAAACTAAAATTTTCCATATTCTGCGATCTTTCGAAATATCTATCGCAGGAAACAGATTACAAAGCATGGTATCCCATGATTAAAGCTTTAGAATACTTATCATATCTCTTTCCATTTTCCAAACATCAACCGTTTaag gtAGTTATACTGAATCAATTGCGTCCACTTTTTGGAAAAATAGGATATAAGGAGAAGTCTGAGGACAATGACTTTACAAAATGTTTAAGGCAAGAAGCCGCCAAATGGGCATGTCTTCTGGGCGATCCTGAATGCAAGACAGAAGCCGTTACTAAATTGAAATGGCATCTAGAGAATTCTaa aaataatatacttttaccaTGGTGGGGAAAATGGACATATTGTAATGGTTTGGCAGTTGCGGATGATGATACTCTTCGGCTCTATATGaaagatacatttatatataaaaaaagtattaaaatgtttgaatTTTTGGCCTGCTCTGATCAAACTTATATTGTCCTGCGCAATTGGTTTATACTTGATATGAGAATAAAGCTTAATAAcggatattttttaatcaataaaaaccatattgatttctttcattatattgtCATGAGACATGCAAGAAATAATACTATACTTGATCATATGTTTAACAATTGGGATCAAATAAAACCAAA AGAAATTAGTACAATCACAGCACTAAttggtattattaataacgtgTATTCTAAGAAACAGCTTGACAAG ATAATGAcgtttgtgaaaaatataaaggaaaTACTATTAACCATTAATGTAAGTATTTggaatcaaaattaa